One window of Candidatus Tectomicrobia bacterium genomic DNA carries:
- a CDS encoding peroxidase — protein sequence MAIENGDFEGLGRRMQAVLPYVEKLTLRPGEMAEEDLGPLREAGLSDEDILDMVMIASYYGYINRVVDALGVRLSAEQEKRQEEIALSRSRG from the coding sequence GTGGCCATTGAAAACGGGGACTTTGAAGGGCTCGGCCGCAGAATGCAGGCCGTTCTGCCATACGTGGAGAAACTCACTCTGCGCCCGGGCGAGATGGCTGAGGAAGACCTCGGGCCTCTGCGCGAAGCGGGGCTGTCCGACGAGGACATTCTCGATATGGTGATGATCGCCAGCTATTACGGCTACATCAACCGCGTCGTGGACGCCCTCGGCGTCCGCTTGTCCGCGGAGCAGGAGAAGCGGCAGGAGGAAATTGCCCTTTCGCGCAGCCGGGGGTGA
- a CDS encoding gamma-aminobutyrate dehydratase, giving the protein MPLMSPGQYKESLRDGRTVYYRGERVEDVAAHPVLGVAVEHASIDYRMAEDPAGRPLAVVDGPDGPASRYYHIPRSADDLLKRSALIERATALGGTLVVLIKEIGTDALFALHLLAGHMDRTKGTSYLPRVQKFFEHCRSKDLAVAVAQTDVKGDRGKGPGEQAHPDYYVRVVSEDKEGITLRGAKVHTSVSVNAHEIIVLPTRNMGQGEEAYAVACAVPANAPGLTMIASPYGSRKSNAFEAPISARHKMIEALTVFEDVKVPWERVFLKGEADMAGPLAKTFVEFHRFTAVSYKLPLVDLFVGASRLMAEYNGILRANHVRDKLARLISYAQICRGMAREAARECKVVDGIAVPSAELINIAKLHFAENYHQTLAWVIDIAGGLLVTGPSEEDLNHPRLGEMVSKYLGGAGGVPAEDRLRLINLIAEITTTDFAGYQAVLAIHAEGSIEAEKLTIFASHDARASVAYAKRLAGIGD; this is encoded by the coding sequence ATGCCGCTGATGAGCCCGGGGCAGTACAAGGAGAGCCTGCGCGACGGCCGGACGGTCTACTACCGGGGGGAGCGGGTGGAGGACGTGGCCGCCCATCCCGTCCTCGGGGTGGCCGTCGAGCACGCCTCGATCGACTACCGCATGGCCGAGGATCCGGCCGGACGGCCCCTCGCCGTGGTGGATGGGCCCGACGGCCCCGCCTCCCGCTACTACCACATCCCCCGCTCGGCGGATGACCTCCTGAAGCGCAGCGCCCTCATCGAGCGCGCCACCGCCCTGGGCGGCACCCTGGTGGTGCTCATCAAGGAGATCGGCACCGACGCCCTCTTCGCCCTCCACCTCCTGGCCGGCCATATGGACCGCACGAAGGGCACCTCCTATCTTCCCCGCGTCCAGAAGTTCTTTGAGCATTGCCGCTCCAAAGATCTCGCCGTGGCGGTGGCCCAGACCGACGTGAAGGGCGACCGGGGCAAGGGTCCGGGGGAGCAGGCCCACCCGGATTACTACGTGCGCGTCGTCTCCGAGGATAAGGAGGGCATCACCCTCCGGGGCGCTAAGGTCCACACCTCGGTCTCGGTGAACGCCCACGAGATCATCGTCCTCCCCACCCGGAACATGGGCCAGGGCGAGGAGGCCTATGCCGTCGCCTGCGCCGTCCCGGCCAACGCCCCGGGCCTCACCATGATCGCCAGCCCCTACGGGAGCCGGAAGTCCAACGCCTTCGAGGCCCCCATCAGCGCCCGCCACAAGATGATCGAGGCCCTCACCGTCTTCGAGGACGTGAAGGTGCCCTGGGAGCGCGTGTTCCTGAAGGGGGAAGCGGACATGGCCGGGCCCCTGGCCAAGACCTTCGTCGAGTTCCACCGCTTCACGGCGGTGAGCTACAAGCTCCCCCTGGTGGACCTCTTCGTCGGGGCCTCCCGCCTCATGGCCGAGTACAACGGCATCCTCCGGGCCAACCACGTGCGCGACAAGCTCGCCCGCCTCATCAGCTACGCCCAGATATGCCGGGGCATGGCCCGCGAGGCCGCCCGCGAGTGCAAGGTGGTGGACGGCATCGCCGTCCCCAGCGCCGAGCTCATCAACATCGCCAAACTCCACTTCGCCGAGAACTACCACCAGACGCTGGCCTGGGTCATCGACATCGCCGGGGGCCTCCTCGTCACCGGCCCCTCCGAGGAAGACCTGAACCACCCCCGCCTGGGCGAGATGGTTTCGAAGTACCTCGGCGGGGCGGGGGGCGTCCCGGCCGAGGACCGCCTCCGGCTCATCAACCTCATCGCCGAGATCACCACCACCGACTTCGCCGGCTACCAGGCCGTCCTCGCCATCCACGCCGAGGGCTCCATCGAGGCCGAGAAGCTCACCATCTTCGCCAGCCACGACGCCCGGGCCTCGGTCGCCTACGCCAAGCGGCTGGCGGGGATTGGGGATTGA
- a CDS encoding cupin domain-containing protein, with product MAYLFRQDELPKLVSVTPGRERIFFVSPELAGTDAFLAGILRYKKGAASPYHFHENCEHFYFFISGNASVETEEGTRPVAPGTLVFIPAMEKHRLRASEDILYLEYQAPNRFKTTILEGTEDDLRWAKVDGKIWVQS from the coding sequence ATGGCCTATCTCTTCCGTCAGGACGAACTGCCCAAGCTGGTCTCGGTGACGCCGGGTCGGGAGCGCATCTTCTTCGTGAGCCCCGAGCTCGCGGGCACGGACGCCTTCCTCGCCGGCATCCTCCGCTACAAGAAGGGCGCCGCCTCGCCCTACCACTTCCACGAGAACTGTGAGCACTTCTACTTCTTCATCTCGGGCAACGCCTCGGTGGAGACCGAGGAGGGAACGCGGCCCGTCGCGCCGGGCACCCTGGTCTTCATCCCGGCGATGGAGAAGCACCGCCTGCGCGCGAGCGAGGACATCCTCTACCTGGAGTACCAGGCCCCCAACCGCTTCAAGACCACCATCCTGGAGGGGACCGAGGACGACCTGCGCTGGGCGAAGGTGGACGGCAAGATCTGGGTGCAGAGCTGA
- a CDS encoding iron-containing alcohol dehydrogenase: MSSIRHPRRTWFGAGTIERLKEEALFLKARRALFFTDKGVRGAGVADKALAPLEEAGVEAVIYDECPPEPAIGDLEAAHERFKDARPDLVLGVGGGSSMDMAKSVAAILANGGKPRDYLGVELLPKPSVPTILVPTTSGTGAEATPNAIFSVPEQGVKLAIVSTYIIPWVAIVDPALTLSAPQKVTAASGVDALTHCLESFVNPNSHPLSELYSVRGMELIAGSLRQVCRDGSDLKARSDMALGSHYGGVCLAGAGAGAIHALAYPLGSRFHIPHGVSNSLMFSHVMRWNFEAAPAKFARIARILGEKTDGLAEREAAERSVGAVERLCRDCGVPTRLSEVGVPAHVIPELAEAAFSTQQRLLGFNPRKLTQEDIEAIYRAAA, translated from the coding sequence ATGTCGAGCATCCGCCATCCGCGCAGGACCTGGTTCGGGGCCGGGACGATCGAGAGGCTGAAGGAGGAGGCCCTGTTCCTGAAGGCCAGGCGCGCGCTTTTCTTCACCGACAAGGGGGTGCGGGGGGCGGGGGTGGCCGACAAGGCGCTGGCGCCGCTCGAGGAGGCGGGGGTGGAGGCCGTGATCTACGACGAGTGCCCGCCCGAGCCGGCCATCGGGGATTTGGAGGCGGCCCACGAGCGCTTCAAGGACGCGCGCCCGGACCTCGTGCTGGGGGTGGGGGGCGGGAGCTCGATGGACATGGCCAAGTCGGTCGCCGCCATCCTGGCGAACGGGGGAAAGCCCCGGGACTACCTGGGGGTGGAGCTCCTCCCCAAGCCCTCGGTGCCCACCATCCTCGTCCCCACCACGAGCGGCACGGGGGCCGAGGCCACGCCCAACGCGATTTTTTCGGTGCCCGAGCAGGGGGTGAAGCTCGCCATCGTGAGCACCTACATCATCCCCTGGGTGGCCATCGTGGACCCGGCCCTCACCCTCTCGGCCCCCCAGAAGGTGACCGCCGCCTCGGGTGTGGACGCCCTGACGCACTGCCTGGAGTCCTTCGTGAACCCGAACTCCCACCCCCTGAGCGAGCTCTACAGCGTGCGGGGGATGGAGCTCATCGCGGGCTCGCTCCGGCAGGTGTGCCGGGACGGGAGCGATTTAAAGGCGCGTTCGGACATGGCGCTGGGCTCCCACTACGGGGGCGTCTGCCTGGCGGGGGCGGGGGCGGGGGCCATCCACGCCCTGGCCTATCCCCTGGGCTCGCGCTTCCACATCCCCCACGGGGTGAGCAACTCGCTCATGTTCTCCCACGTCATGCGGTGGAACTTCGAGGCCGCGCCGGCCAAGTTCGCCCGCATCGCCCGCATCCTGGGGGAGAAGACCGACGGGCTTGCCGAGCGGGAGGCGGCCGAGCGCTCGGTGGGGGCGGTGGAGCGCCTGTGCCGGGACTGCGGGGTGCCCACCCGGCTGTCGGAGGTGGGGGTGCCGGCCCACGTCATCCCCGAGCTGGCCGAGGCGGCCTTCAGCACCCAGCAGCGCCTCCTGGGCTTCAACCCCCGCAAGCTCACCCAGGAGGACATCGAGGCCATCTACCGGGCGGCGGCGTGA
- the yqeC gene encoding putative selenium-dependent hydroxylase accessory protein YqeC yields MSGTPQPLPSLSAVLGLKPGDMAAVMGAGGKATLMKRLVRELLDAGTPVIVTSTTNLHGLGAEEGVSLLLSGEGRDRVREAAAAWAARGPVVWVEKKLPQNMFRGLPPAQVEALHAQRFGGVLVVKTDGARKRLVKAPGKGEPVIPRGATHCLVVLGLSAIGQRAEPGIVHRGERVAALTGLRLGDVIAPSHLAALASHPESYPSRLPPGSRRVLYLSHCTDAERLRLAGEVWRGVPPGRYDLLVAGDTAEGNFYVQGENA; encoded by the coding sequence ATGAGTGGCACCCCCCAGCCCCTCCCCTCCCTCTCGGCCGTCCTGGGCCTCAAGCCCGGGGACATGGCGGCCGTCATGGGCGCGGGGGGGAAGGCCACCCTGATGAAGCGGCTCGTGCGCGAGCTCCTGGACGCGGGCACCCCCGTCATCGTCACGAGCACCACCAACCTCCATGGCCTGGGGGCGGAGGAAGGCGTCTCCCTCCTCCTGAGCGGGGAGGGGCGCGATCGGGTGCGGGAGGCGGCGGCGGCCTGGGCCGCGCGGGGGCCGGTCGTCTGGGTCGAGAAGAAGCTGCCCCAGAACATGTTCCGGGGGCTCCCGCCCGCGCAGGTCGAGGCGCTCCACGCCCAGCGGTTCGGGGGCGTCCTGGTGGTGAAGACCGACGGCGCCCGCAAGCGCCTCGTCAAGGCGCCCGGGAAGGGCGAGCCCGTCATCCCCCGGGGGGCCACGCACTGCCTCGTGGTGCTGGGCCTGAGCGCCATCGGCCAGCGGGCGGAGCCGGGCATCGTCCACCGGGGGGAGCGCGTGGCGGCGCTCACGGGGCTGCGGCTGGGGGATGTCATCGCCCCGTCGCACCTGGCCGCCCTGGCCTCCCACCCCGAGAGCTACCCTTCGCGCCTCCCGCCGGGAAGCCGGAGGGTGCTCTACCTCAGCCACTGCACGGACGCGGAACGGCTCCGGCTGGCCGGGGAGGTGTGGCGCGGGGTCCCCCCGGGCCGCTACGATCTCCTCGTGGCGGGGGACACGGCCGAGGGGAATTTCTACGTCCAGGGGGAAAACGCATGA
- a CDS encoding M20 family metallopeptidase, translated as MIGGKALLARLKARLPRMVETLAEAVAIDSPTFPCAGTNAVASLFAERYRALGAGVERIPGDHGAGDHMLARFPGATPGGPKVILLGHCDTVFPEGEAARRPFTVRGERAHGPGVADMKGSLTACLYAMEALLEAGFRPRGEVLVLYDTDEERGNPSSRPHIERKGGDAAAALVIEPGRADGSVVSSRKGSVFYRLGVTGVEAHAGVDPEKGRSAVVELAHQILRAQALERPGGTVNVTGLSGGERPHIVAGEAACFIEARAETQAVLDQMEWELLALAKQPALRGTRLGFERKGGRPAMERNRKTDALIGLAAEAAREAGFILIHTPTGGGSDGNFLSPLGVPVLDGLGPVGGNLHTEDEYLDLPTLPERAALIAGLVERIAGEEGENRIERRA; from the coding sequence ATGATCGGCGGAAAGGCCCTGCTCGCCCGGCTCAAGGCCCGCCTTCCCCGGATGGTGGAGACGCTCGCCGAGGCGGTCGCCATCGACTCCCCGACCTTCCCCTGCGCGGGGACGAACGCCGTCGCCTCCCTCTTCGCGGAGCGCTACCGGGCGCTGGGCGCCGGGGTGGAGCGGATTCCCGGCGATCACGGGGCGGGGGACCACATGCTCGCCCGCTTCCCGGGGGCGACCCCGGGCGGGCCGAAGGTCATCCTCCTCGGGCACTGCGACACCGTCTTCCCGGAGGGCGAGGCCGCGCGGCGGCCCTTCACGGTGCGGGGGGAGCGCGCCCACGGCCCGGGCGTGGCCGACATGAAGGGGAGCCTCACCGCCTGCCTCTACGCCATGGAGGCGCTGCTGGAGGCGGGCTTCCGGCCCCGGGGCGAGGTGCTCGTGCTCTACGACACGGACGAGGAGCGGGGGAACCCCTCCTCCCGGCCCCACATCGAGCGCAAGGGCGGGGACGCGGCCGCCGCCCTCGTCATCGAGCCCGGCCGGGCGGACGGTTCGGTGGTCTCCTCCCGGAAGGGGAGCGTCTTTTACCGCCTCGGCGTGACGGGCGTCGAGGCCCACGCGGGGGTGGACCCGGAGAAGGGCCGGAGCGCGGTGGTGGAGCTGGCCCACCAGATCCTCCGCGCCCAGGCCCTGGAGCGGCCCGGGGGCACGGTGAACGTGACGGGCCTCTCGGGCGGGGAGCGGCCCCACATCGTGGCCGGGGAGGCCGCCTGCTTCATCGAGGCGCGGGCCGAGACCCAGGCCGTCCTCGACCAGATGGAGTGGGAGCTCCTCGCCCTCGCCAAGCAGCCCGCCCTGCGCGGCACCAGGCTCGGCTTCGAGCGCAAGGGCGGGCGCCCCGCCATGGAGCGGAACCGCAAGACCGACGCCCTCATCGGCCTCGCCGCCGAGGCCGCGCGCGAGGCCGGCTTCATCCTCATCCACACCCCCACGGGCGGGGGCTCGGACGGCAACTTCCTCTCGCCGCTCGGCGTGCCCGTGCTGGACGGCCTGGGCCCCGTCGGCGGCAACCTCCACACGGAGGACGAGTACCTCGATCTCCCCACCCTCCCTGAGCGCGCGGCCCTGATAGCGGGCTTGGTGGAGCGCATCGCGGGAGAAGAAGGTGAAAACCGGATTGAACGCCGCGCCTAG
- a CDS encoding methyltransferase domain-containing protein codes for MANAQSHLDFPGMALWFKFRNFLHPRDKLLAEIPVRPGDAVMDYGCGPGASILPLAERVGPEGIVYAVDIHPLSIKYVQEIVEKHRLGNVRTILTDAITGLPMATVDAVCLFDVFHALEQPARAIREIHRVLKPEGILFFSDHAMRHEEIIAGVTRGGLFWLAGRGERTYSFSKG; via the coding sequence ATGGCCAACGCTCAGTCCCACCTCGATTTCCCGGGCATGGCCCTCTGGTTCAAGTTCCGGAACTTCCTCCACCCCCGGGACAAGCTCCTCGCGGAGATCCCCGTCCGCCCGGGCGACGCCGTGATGGACTACGGCTGCGGGCCGGGCGCCTCCATCCTTCCGCTGGCGGAGCGGGTGGGGCCGGAGGGGATCGTGTACGCCGTGGACATCCATCCGCTCTCGATCAAGTACGTCCAGGAGATCGTCGAGAAGCACCGGCTCGGGAACGTCCGCACCATCCTGACGGACGCCATCACGGGCCTGCCGATGGCGACGGTGGACGCCGTATGCCTCTTCGACGTGTTCCACGCGCTGGAGCAGCCCGCGCGCGCGATCCGGGAGATCCACCGCGTCCTCAAGCCGGAGGGCATCCTCTTCTTCAGCGACCACGCCATGAGGCACGAAGAAATCATCGCGGGGGTGACGCGCGGAGGGCTCTTCTGGCTGGCGGGCCGGGGCGAGAGGACCTACAGCTTCTCGAAGGGGTAG
- the thiL gene encoding thiamine-phosphate kinase translates to MTGPPEGAAGGMGEFALIGRLRRKLAASAGPDIVVGNGDDAAVVEAGEGRCWVMTCDVQVQGVHFPEGASGISVGQKALAVNASDVAAMGGTPRYALISLGVRADTPVAFLDEVYEGINARAGRWGVAVLGGNVSRTEGPFFIDIFMVGTVERDRLLLRSGARLGDQILVTGFLGDAAAGLHLLGHPEAKVRDEARTALIYAQLRPTARVEEGKAVAALKKATAMMDLSDGLAGDLGHLCEASGVGAVVWEQELPISPAALELAAAARLRPEEWALYGGEDYQLLLTAPVEAVPALQKAVREAGALPLTPIGEIVPAGQGLRLKRGEDLLPLRAGGWDHLKDK, encoded by the coding sequence GTGACGGGGCCTCCGGAGGGCGCGGCGGGCGGGATGGGGGAGTTCGCCCTGATCGGCCGGCTGCGCCGCAAGCTCGCCGCCTCGGCGGGGCCGGACATCGTCGTGGGCAACGGCGACGACGCCGCCGTGGTGGAGGCGGGGGAGGGCCGGTGCTGGGTGATGACCTGCGACGTGCAGGTCCAGGGGGTGCACTTCCCGGAGGGGGCGTCGGGCATCTCGGTGGGGCAGAAGGCCCTCGCGGTGAACGCGAGCGACGTGGCCGCGATGGGAGGGACGCCCCGCTACGCCCTCATCTCGCTCGGGGTGCGCGCCGACACGCCCGTCGCCTTCCTCGACGAGGTGTACGAGGGGATCAACGCCCGGGCGGGGCGGTGGGGAGTCGCCGTCCTCGGCGGCAACGTCAGCCGGACCGAGGGGCCCTTCTTCATCGACATCTTCATGGTTGGGACGGTGGAGCGCGACCGGCTCCTCCTCCGCTCCGGCGCCCGCCTCGGGGATCAGATCCTGGTGACGGGTTTTCTCGGCGACGCGGCGGCGGGCCTTCACCTGCTGGGCCACCCCGAGGCGAAGGTGCGCGACGAGGCCCGCACGGCCCTCATCTACGCCCAGCTCCGCCCCACCGCCCGGGTGGAAGAGGGGAAGGCCGTCGCCGCCCTCAAGAAGGCCACCGCCATGATGGACCTGAGCGACGGCCTGGCGGGGGACCTGGGGCACCTCTGCGAGGCCAGCGGGGTGGGGGCGGTCGTCTGGGAGCAGGAGCTCCCCATCTCCCCCGCCGCCCTGGAGCTGGCCGCCGCCGCGCGACTGCGCCCCGAGGAATGGGCGCTCTACGGGGGGGAGGACTACCAGCTCCTCCTGACCGCCCCCGTCGAGGCCGTGCCCGCCCTCCAAAAGGCGGTCCGGGAGGCGGGAGCCCTCCCCCTCACGCCGATCGGTGAGATTGTCCCCGCCGGGCAGGGCCTGCGGCTCAAGCGGGGGGAGGACCTCCTTCCTCTTCGGGCGGGGGGGTGGGACCACTTAAAAGATAAATAA